In Antarcticibacterium arcticum, the genomic stretch ACACCTGCTGCCTGCTCATATACCAGGCTAGCGCCGCTATGTCCTACAAAACCTACATAACCCGATCCTATGAGCAATAGAATAATAAGTAAGCCCCTGGCTATAGAAGACTTAAAATTCAAAATTCCCGCTTGATACACTACATCTAAAATAAGAGCCGAAGTAAACAACCATATCATTGTATATGCGGTATTCTCATGGGTTTTCAAAACCGTGGGATCACAAAGATTTCTGGATACGATTCCATCTGCCAGGTTACCGGTATAAATGGCCATCCAACCTCCCAGGGTTCCCAGAAAAAGCAATATACTTGCAGGGAGATCAAGAAATTTACCTTTAGGCCAAAGGCCGGCAATTTTAAATAAAGTGGCTACAAGAAGGAGGGCAATGGGGAAATGAACAAACAGAGGATGTAACACCTCTGTTCGCAAAAAATCCGGGAATATTTCCATTTAATCAAGAATTCGTACTGCTATTGGGTCAAGTCGTTTTCCTGTCTTTTCTACATCAACTTCTACCTGTTGGCCTTCTTCCAGATTTGAAAATTCAACCCTTTCCCCATTTCGGGTGAGGCTGGTATTATCAGTAAAATATAGCTCCAGGGTTTTATTGTCTGAAGTTTTTACATAGATCTCTGTTTTTGAGGCTTCCACCTTATCTACAATCCCCCTGTATGTACCTGATTCTACAATATCGGTTTTTTCTCCACAGGAAACGAATAAAAATGCAATCACTAATAAGATTGCTGAAAGGTTTAGTTTCATAATTTAAAATTTAGGATTAATGAATAAAGTATGGCCTCAGGCTATATAAATTTAATCAATTTACATGTTGAAATATCAAATTTATTAAATAAGTTATAATGAAATCAATTGGTTAAGTTGATTGATGTTTGTAGGATTTCCGAAGAGATACAGGAGGTCCCCCTGTTCAATAACGGTGGTGTTGTTTATATTAGTTATATAATTTGCACCTCTTTTTATGGTGAGAACGGTCACGCCATAATTTTTCCCAATACCTGATTGTTCAATTGATTTTCCTACAATATTATTATTTCTACGCTGCACACTTAGAGTAACAATTTCCTTGTTGGGTATATGGAGGTGTTGATATGCAGGAGTGTGAGGCCCTTCTTTTAGGGTAGTTAGCATCTCATAATCTGAAGATCGTATTTGATTTATAAATTCCTGGATCTCGTTATGGGGTATTAAATATTTACGCAATACCCTGCTGAAGATCTCTATAGAGGTTTCAAACTCTTCAGGAATTACTTCATCTGCGCCCAACCGAATGTTGTCTTCTATTTCCCTTACATACCGGGTTCTTACAATTAAGGTGGCGGTTTGAGTTAAAACCCTCACGCAGTTTATGATTTTTTTGGTGGCTTCAGGATCAGAAATAGCTATAACAATTACCCGGGATTCCTGTACGTGTAAATGTTTAAGGATAACTGGATTTGAAGCATCGCCATATACAATTGGCTCTCCTTTCTTTTTGGCCATCTGGAAGGATTCGGGATCCAGGTCTGTGATCACGTAGGGGATCTTGGCATATTTAGCGGCTTTGGCAATGTTCTGGCCGTTAATTCCGTAGCCAATAATTACTAGATGGTCCTTAAGCTCTTCTGAAGAAACTGTCTCCTGCCGGTGTATTTGTCTTACATTATTTAGGCGTTGTTTTACCCTTGCAGGAAGAGGAATTCTTACGAGGAAATAGGTTATACGATCTGAATAATTAATAAGAAAAGGGGTGAGGCCCATGGTTATAATTGAAATTGCCAGGAAATACTGGTACACATTTACCGGTAAAATGTCGTTTTGTACCCCCACAGTAGATAGAAGTAAAGAAAATTCTCCTACCTGAAATAAGGCAAATACCGTCATAAAAATAGTTCTTGCAGGATATCGAAGGCTTAAAACCGTAATTGCCAGAATTATCATTTTTAATAGGATAACCCCAACTACTAAAAGTAGAATTAGGAGAATATTTTCAAAGAAAAAATTGAGATTAAGCAGGGACCCCACTGAAATAAAAAAGAAACTTATAAATATTTCACGAAAGGGCAGCACATTGGCCGTAGCCTGATGGCTGTAATCTGATTCTGAAATGATGAGGCCGGCAAAAAAAGCTCCTAAAGCAAGCGATAAACCTACAGATGAAGTGAGCCACGCTACACCAAAGCAAAAAACAATGGTTGTGAGAATAAATAATTCCCGGTTCTTTGTTTTAATTACCATTTTAAAAATTCGCGGAACCACGTAAATAGCGAGTAAATAGATCACCAGGCCAACACCAAGGATCTTAAGGAGAAGAATACCTAGAGTCTCTAAAATATTATCAGATTTTCCTGCAAGTAATGGTGTAAGCAACATCATTGGCACAACAATGATATCCTGAAATATTAATATTGCTACGGAAACTCTGCCATGGGGAGAAGTTACTTCTCCTTTTTCCTGAAAAAGTTTAAGTACTATTGCAGTGCTGCTTAGAGAGAATAAAAAACCTAAAAAAACCGCGGTATTAATAGGTAAACCTAAAAATGTTGAAATAAGACTTGTAAAAAGGATAGTTCCTCCCACCTGCATTCCTCCACCTATAAGGATCGTATTTTTAATAGAGGCCAATCCTTTTAAAGACAATTCAATTCCAATAATGAAAAGCAGGAAAATAATACCAATTTCGCTTAATAATTCTACCTCGTGTTGTGAGCTTATAAGGTTAAAGGCATAAGGCCCGGCAATGATTCCTGCCAATAGAAAACCCAAAAGAGAGGGCACTTTAATTTTTTGGAACAGGAGAATTATAAAGATCGAAAGACCCAACACTACCACAATATCTTTAAGAATTGGTATTTCCATTTTTTATATGCTAATTGATTGGTTTTCCCAATTATTCAGGCTACACTTAGCTTTTCACAAAATAACATTTATTTTGGCAATAGTTGGTTTTATTTCCTGTGGATTTTCCCCCATTTATAGCCGTGATTTCTCAAATTAAAAAAGGCGATAACATAATGTCAATCGCCTTTTATACACTTGAATTATTCTTATTATCCTTTAAGCCATGCTCCCCTTATTTTCATTCTTGGATCAGTTTCTGGAAGGTCCAGGGAGCGCAATTTAAGTTCGGAATCTGTTGGAACTGTGACTTTTCCTTTCAATTCCTTTTCTTTCCCGTCACGTTCAATTATCATTGTAAAATCCTCTCCTTCCTCCCAGGCTTCAGAAGTTAGAACCAGTTCGTACACATTCTGTACATTATAATCGGTTCCGTTTATAGATTTGATAATATCCCCGTTTTGAACTCCCAGTTCTAACCAAAAGGAATTGAGCGTGATATTATTTCTGAAGAAAAGTTCACCGCTGTCCGGCACCGCATCAATATATGGGATTTGTCCTTTTATAAAATAAGAGGTGTTAATAGTAGTTTCTGCCATTTCAACCCCCGCTTTTTCAAGGAATTGCTCGTAGTGAATAGGAATTTCCCCGGTAATATATTCCCGGAAAAAATCTCCTATTTCAGGAAAGGTCATTTCCACTATTTGGGGAATGAGTTCATCATCTTCGAAGGGTTGGTTTTTTCCATATTTCTGGCTCAGGTCTTTCATGAGGTCCAGAATTCCTTTTTCACCCTTGCTCAGTTCGCGCAATTTAAGGTCCAGGGCCATTCCAATCAAGGCTCCTTTTAAATAGACATTGTAATAATCACTTTTATAAGGCTCTTCCAGGATGTTTTTGCTCATTAAAGTAAATGGTACCGTATCGTCATAATTCTTTGCATCTTCGATTTTTGAGGACATCCGGTCATAAAAATCCTGTTCGGTGATCAAATCCTGATTCACCTGGAAGAGGTGGGCAAAATATTCGGTTACACCTTCATACATCCAAAGGTGTTGAGACATTTGGGGATTGTTATAATCAAAATAATGGATCTCATTGGAATGAATATTCAGGGGGTGAGAATATGAAAGAATTCGTGAGAAACTACATCGGTCATGGTCTGGTTAAGGGCATCCAATGGCATAACTTCCGGCAAAACCACCACTGTAGATGTGTGATGCTCCAGGGCTCCATAACCTTGAGCATCCAGATCTTCAGGATCTGAAAGATATAGCAGGATTGCATAATTGGAGGTGTTGTCAATATCCCCTAGAAACCTTTTTTGGGCAGTGATCATTTTTTCAATCTCAGGTTTTATACTCTTTGAAGTATAAACTTTATTGGGAGAATACACATGGAGCAAAACCTTAATATTCTGCACATTGATATAGGTTGTATCCGGCGAAGCATACATTATTGGATTGTCAATAATATCAAAATACCGGTTACTGTTATAATAATCTGTTCTTGAAGCCGGATTTTTAGGATCAGTTAGCGTTTGTGTCAAAGGCATTGAAGTTCCTGCGATAAGATTATCTGGCCGGTGAATGCTCAATTGATAGGGCAGCTCTTCCTGGTTTTGGAAGTAGCCAACAAAAGCGTGAAGATTGAGCATGAAATTTTCCTTTTCCAGGATATTGGTTCCTGCCGGTGAAAATATTCCTTCCTCTCCTGCAACATCAAAAGAATCATTTACCCAATAGGTAATCTTATCAAGATTTATCGCATTTTCAAAGATCCAGGTATTATCGTCTGTGCGCGAAACCATTAAAGGCTTGCCGGCATAATCATAAGCTTTAAGGTCTTCTATGAATTTACCGTAATTGTCTAAAGAATAAGTTCCGGGTACGGTTTTAGGAATATAAAAAGTAGTTTGGGGATCTAAAAATTTTCCGGGATCTACCGTAACCATTACTTTGTCATCTTCCACATTTACAAGGTCCAGGGATACTTTAACCTGTTTGTCATTTTCGGGGCTGGTAATTTGTTGGGTTTTACAAGCTGAAATGAAACTGATAACTGCAATTGAATAGAGAATTTTTTTCATTCTGAAATATACGTTTTTATATAGACGCTTAAGAAATGCGAAAGTTACTGTTTTGGGTTGTATTTCTGAAAATTTACCGGAATTTGAATGCAGGTAAGATTTGTTAATACTTAGTTAATAAATAGATAAGGCCTCTTATATAAAAAAACCTTTTCTTGCGGCTGTAAAAATATTCCTACCTATGAAACAAAAACTACTTCAAAGGGGCTTTATTGTGGCCTTCTTCTTTTTCACGAATGTAATTTTTTCTCAATCTGTCTTTATCAATGAATTCCATTATGATAATGCCGGTACAGATGAAGGTGAAGCGATTGAAATTGCTGGACCGGCCGGAACAGATCTTTCAGAATATAGTATTGTGCTATATAATGGAGGCAATAACAGTTCTTATGGCACCTTTCAATTATCTGGTACTATTCCGGACCAGCAAAATGGATTTGGTACCAGTGTTCTCAATTTTGCGGTTAACGGCCTTCAAAACGGGGCACCAGATGGTTTTGCCCTGGTAAAAGGAAATGAAGTGGTTCAATTCCTGAGTTATGAGGGGGTAATGACTGCTACCAACGGTCCTGCTGAAGGGATGACAAGTACAGATGTAGGTTTAGAAGAAGGAGCTAATACGCCAAGTGGTTATTCGCTGCAACTTGGAGGAGTGGGCCAGGATTATTCACAATTCACCTGGCAGGCGGAAGCACAGAATACTTTTGGAACTGTAAATAATAACCAGAGCTTTGGAGGAGATCCGGTTCAACCCGAGCCTGAGCCGGAACCGGAACCGGAGCCGGAACTTCCTCCTGCACCTGCGGTAGATGTGGTTTTTATTAACGAGATCCATTATGATAATGCCGGCTCCGATGTGAATGAGGGCGTAGAAATAGCCGGAACTGCGGGAACAGATCTTTCAGGTTATAAAATTCTCTTATACAACGGTTCTGCTTCACAACTTAAACTCTATAGCCCATCAACCACGCTTGAAGGAATAATCCCTAACAAGCAAAATGGTTTTGGAACCGTTTTCTTTCCAATTGCAGGTATTCAAAATGGGGATCCTGATGGAATTGCGCTAATAGATCCGGATGGTGCCGTGGTTCAGTTTTTAAGTTATGGAGGGACCTTTGTTCCTACAGACGGTCCTGCAGTGGGATTGGAAAGTACAGATATTGGTGTGAAACAAAATACTAATACTCCAATAGGTTTTTCCCTTCAGTTAACGGGTGAAGGAAGTTCTTACGAGGATTTCACCTGGGCCCCGGAAGCTCAGAATACCAGTGGAGAAGTTAATAATAATCAAATATTCCTTTCCCCGGAGCCGGTTCTTTTTATCAATGAGCTTCATTATGACACTTATAGTACAGATTCCGGAGAAGGATTCGAAGTAGCCGGCACGGCAGGCTTAGATCTGGCGGCTTATAGCATTATACTATACAATGGAAGTGGTGGAGGATCTTATGCCACTATACCCCTTAATGGTGTATTGCCTAATCAACAAGCAGGATATGGAACAAAAGAGTTCTATCATGTGGGTATACAAAATGGATCTCCTGATGGTCTTGCTCTTGTTAAAGGGGAAGAAGTTATTCAGTTTCTAAGCTATGAAGGCACTTTTACAGCTACTAATGGTCCTGCTGCAGGAATGGAAAGTACCGATATTGGAGTTACAGAAAACGGGGTTACAGCCGGATTTTCCCTGCAGTTGGGTGGTGTTGGTTTTAATTATGAAGATTTTACCTGGCAGGAGGCGCAAACTAATACTTTTGGAGCTGTAAATACCAATCAATCATTTGGTGGGGTAGTTGTAGAGCCTGAGCCTGAAGTGCCGGCTGAACCGGGTAGCATTGCAGCTGCAAGAGCTGCAGAGGCAGGTACAAAATTAACTGTTGAAGGTACGCTTACAGTAAGTGATCATTTAGGAAATACCGCCTATATCCAGGATCACACCGG encodes the following:
- a CDS encoding cation:proton antiporter domain-containing protein, with translation MEIPILKDIVVVLGLSIFIILLFQKIKVPSLLGFLLAGIIAGPYAFNLISSQHEVELLSEIGIIFLLFIIGIELSLKGLASIKNTILIGGGMQVGGTILFTSLISTFLGLPINTAVFLGFLFSLSSTAIVLKLFQEKGEVTSPHGRVSVAILIFQDIIVVPMMLLTPLLAGKSDNILETLGILLLKILGVGLVIYLLAIYVVPRIFKMVIKTKNRELFILTTIVFCFGVAWLTSSVGLSLALGAFFAGLIISESDYSHQATANVLPFREIFISFFFISVGSLLNLNFFFENILLILLLVVGVILLKMIILAITVLSLRYPARTIFMTVFALFQVGEFSLLLSTVGVQNDILPVNVYQYFLAISIITMGLTPFLINYSDRITYFLVRIPLPARVKQRLNNVRQIHRQETVSSEELKDHLVIIGYGINGQNIAKAAKYAKIPYVITDLDPESFQMAKKKGEPIVYGDASNPVILKHLHVQESRVIVIAISDPEATKKIINCVRVLTQTATLIVRTRYVREIEDNIRLGADEVIPEEFETSIEIFSRVLRKYLIPHNEIQEFINQIRSSDYEMLTTLKEGPHTPAYQHLHIPNKEIVTLSVQRRNNNIVGKSIEQSGIGKNYGVTVLTIKRGANYITNINNTTVIEQGDLLYLFGNPTNINQLNQLISL
- a CDS encoding DUF2231 domain-containing protein — its product is MEIFPDFLRTEVLHPLFVHFPIALLLVATLFKIAGLWPKGKFLDLPASILLFLGTLGGWMAIYTGNLADGIVSRNLCDPTVLKTHENTAYTMIWLFTSALILDVVYQAGILNFKSSIARGLLIILLLIGSGYVGFVGHSGASLVYEQAAGVNIPSANCDEFN